In one Streptomyces sp. NBC_00597 genomic region, the following are encoded:
- a CDS encoding sugar phosphate isomerase/epimerase has translation MTSSPPALTRIRIGSAPDSWGVWFPDDPLQTPWDRFLDEVADSGYEWIELGPYGYLPTDPARLAEETAKRGLRVSAGTVFTGLHHGPAVWADTWEHVSRIAELTRATGAGHLVVIPSFWRDDKTGEVLEDRVLTPAQWRELTEQTERLGREVQDRYGLRIVVHPHADTHIDTPENVARFLDATDPDLVSLCLDTGHYAYCGGDSVQAIETFGERIGYLHLKQVDPRILAEVVAEQLPFGPAVARGVMCEPPSGVPALEPVLAAAQRLGVDLFAIVEQDMYPCPPDRPLPIARRTRAYLRSCGAR, from the coding sequence ATGACGTCCTCCCCGCCCGCGTTGACCCGTATCCGCATCGGTTCGGCCCCGGACTCCTGGGGTGTCTGGTTCCCCGACGATCCGCTGCAGACCCCGTGGGACCGGTTCCTCGACGAGGTCGCCGACTCCGGATACGAGTGGATCGAGCTCGGCCCGTACGGCTATCTCCCCACCGACCCCGCGCGCCTCGCCGAGGAGACGGCCAAGCGGGGCCTGCGCGTCAGCGCCGGCACCGTCTTCACCGGACTCCATCACGGACCCGCCGTCTGGGCGGACACCTGGGAGCACGTGTCGCGGATCGCGGAGCTCACCCGGGCCACGGGGGCGGGCCACCTCGTCGTCATCCCGTCGTTCTGGCGCGACGACAAGACCGGCGAGGTGCTGGAGGACCGCGTCCTCACGCCCGCGCAATGGCGTGAACTGACCGAGCAGACCGAGCGGCTGGGGCGCGAGGTGCAGGACCGGTACGGCCTGCGGATCGTCGTCCACCCGCACGCGGACACGCACATCGACACCCCGGAGAACGTGGCGCGCTTCCTGGACGCCACCGACCCGGACCTGGTCTCCCTGTGCCTGGACACCGGGCACTACGCCTACTGCGGCGGCGACAGCGTCCAGGCCATCGAAACCTTCGGCGAGCGGATCGGCTACCTCCACCTCAAGCAGGTCGACCCGCGGATCCTCGCCGAAGTCGTCGCGGAGCAACTGCCGTTCGGCCCGGCCGTGGCCCGCGGCGTGATGTGCGAACCGCCGTCGGGGGTGCCCGCGCTGGAGCCCGTGCTCGCGGCCGCCCAGCGGCTCGGCGTGGACCTCTTCGCCATCGTGGAGCAGGACATGTACCCGTGCCCGCCCGACCGGCCGCTGCCGATCGCCCGCCGCACCCGCGCCTACCTGCGCTCCTGCGGCGCCCGCTGA
- a CDS encoding TetR/AcrR family transcriptional regulator encodes MPERSQAESATKAPKATKKTAAPRRQARGERRIAQLLAAAASVFCRTGYAAASTNAIAREAEVSPGTLYQFFPNKEAIAIELGGQLLRRAHEMHGQAFLPENLDKPLPELLDAVLDPVIAFNCENPAFWALMHGSGIPGIAQEHEELHSGLLTRVEGVLRTFCPDGTPEEITRVSNMILGIFKASLDLILASEGAERAAYVAEAKTVLLRYVEPMVTTPHRH; translated from the coding sequence ATGCCGGAGAGGTCCCAGGCCGAAAGCGCCACCAAGGCCCCAAAGGCCACCAAAAAGACTGCCGCTCCGCGACGCCAGGCCCGCGGGGAGCGCCGGATCGCCCAGCTCCTGGCGGCTGCCGCCAGTGTGTTCTGCCGCACCGGCTACGCCGCGGCCAGCACCAACGCCATCGCCCGCGAAGCCGAGGTCTCGCCGGGCACGCTCTACCAGTTCTTCCCGAACAAGGAGGCCATCGCCATCGAGCTGGGCGGCCAGCTACTCCGGCGCGCCCACGAGATGCACGGCCAGGCCTTCCTCCCGGAGAACCTGGACAAGCCACTGCCCGAGCTGCTCGACGCCGTCCTGGACCCGGTCATCGCCTTCAACTGCGAGAACCCGGCCTTCTGGGCCCTGATGCACGGCTCCGGCATCCCCGGCATCGCCCAGGAACACGAGGAGCTGCATTCCGGGCTACTGACCCGCGTCGAGGGCGTCCTGCGCACCTTCTGCCCGGACGGCACGCCCGAAGAGATCACCCGCGTCTCCAACATGATCCTGGGCATCTTCAAGGCCTCGCTGGACCTGATCCTCGCGAGCGAGGGCGCCGAGCGCGCCGCGTACGTCGCCGAGGCGAAGACCGTGCTGCTGCGCTACGTGGAGCCGATGGTCACCACGCCCCACCGGCACTGA
- a CDS encoding CoA-acylating methylmalonate-semialdehyde dehydrogenase, with product MKTVHHWIGGKTVEGASGNYGPVTDPATGEVTTQVALASADEVDAAVRIAQEAFQTWGQSSLAARTKVLFAYRALLDANRDAIAELITAEHGKVHSDALGEVARGLEIVELACGITTQLKGELSTSVSNRVDVAAIRQPLGVVAGITPFNFPAMVPMWMFPLAVACGNTFILKPSEKDPSAANKLAELASEAGLPAGVLNVVHGDKVAVDALLAHPGISAVSFVGSTPIARHIHTTASANGKRVQALGGAKNHMLVLPDADLDAAADAAVSAAYGSAGERCMAISAVVAVGAIGDELVEKIRERAEKIKIGPGNDPASEMGPLITAAHRDKVASYVKGAADQGADVVLDGTGYTVDGFEKGHWIGLSLLDNVKTDSDAYRDEIFGPVLCVLRAETYEEGVALINASPFGNGTAIFTRDGGAARRFQLEIEAGMVGVNVPIPVPVGYHSFGGWKDSLFGDHHVYGNDGIHFYTRGKVVTTRWPDPSEGHIGVDLGFPRNH from the coding sequence ATGAAGACCGTCCACCACTGGATCGGTGGCAAGACCGTCGAGGGCGCGTCGGGCAACTACGGCCCGGTCACCGACCCGGCCACCGGCGAGGTCACCACGCAGGTCGCCCTCGCGTCCGCCGATGAGGTCGACGCGGCGGTACGGATCGCCCAGGAGGCGTTCCAGACCTGGGGCCAGTCCTCGCTGGCCGCCCGCACCAAGGTGCTGTTCGCCTACCGCGCCCTGCTCGACGCCAACCGAGATGCCATCGCCGAGCTGATCACCGCCGAGCACGGCAAGGTCCACTCGGACGCGCTGGGCGAGGTCGCCCGCGGCCTGGAGATCGTCGAGCTGGCCTGCGGGATCACCACCCAGCTCAAGGGCGAGCTGTCGACCTCCGTCTCCAACCGGGTCGACGTCGCCGCCATCCGCCAGCCGCTCGGCGTGGTCGCCGGCATCACCCCGTTCAACTTCCCGGCGATGGTGCCGATGTGGATGTTCCCGCTGGCCGTGGCCTGCGGAAACACCTTCATCCTCAAGCCGAGCGAGAAGGACCCGTCGGCCGCCAACAAGCTGGCCGAACTGGCCTCCGAGGCCGGTCTGCCCGCCGGTGTGCTCAACGTCGTCCACGGTGACAAGGTCGCCGTCGACGCGCTGCTCGCCCACCCCGGCATCTCCGCGGTCTCCTTCGTCGGCTCCACGCCGATCGCCCGCCACATCCACACCACCGCCTCCGCCAACGGCAAGCGGGTCCAGGCCCTGGGCGGCGCCAAGAACCACATGCTGGTGCTGCCGGACGCCGACCTGGACGCGGCCGCCGACGCGGCGGTCTCGGCCGCCTACGGCTCGGCCGGCGAGCGCTGCATGGCGATCTCCGCGGTCGTCGCCGTCGGCGCCATCGGCGACGAGCTGGTCGAGAAGATCCGCGAGCGCGCCGAGAAGATCAAGATCGGCCCGGGCAACGACCCGGCGTCCGAGATGGGCCCGCTGATCACCGCCGCCCACCGCGACAAGGTCGCCTCGTACGTGAAGGGTGCCGCGGACCAGGGCGCCGACGTGGTCCTCGACGGCACGGGGTACACGGTCGACGGCTTCGAGAAGGGCCACTGGATCGGCCTCTCGCTCCTCGACAACGTCAAGACCGACTCCGACGCCTACCGCGACGAGATCTTCGGGCCGGTGCTGTGCGTGCTGCGCGCCGAGACCTACGAGGAGGGCGTGGCGCTGATCAACGCCTCGCCGTTCGGCAACGGCACGGCGATCTTCACCCGCGACGGCGGCGCCGCCCGCCGCTTCCAGCTGGAGATCGAGGCGGGCATGGTCGGCGTCAACGTGCCGATCCCGGTGCCGGTGGGCTACCACTCCTTCGGCGGCTGGAAGGACTCCCTCTTCGGCGACCACCACGTCTACGGCAACGACGGCATCCACTTCTACACGCGCGGCAAGGTCGTCACGACCCGCTGGCCGGACCCGTCGGAAGGCCACATCGGCGTGGACCTGGGCTTCCCCCGCAACCACTGA
- a CDS encoding Gfo/Idh/MocA family oxidoreductase, with product MSTLGIAVIGTGKMGADHVRRIGRTVGGARVVAVADPDGDRVKAVAEALDGASAHTDPAAAIAAPGVQAVLIASPGPAHEEAILHALGRELPVLCEKPLTPDPEGALRVMEAEQRLGRRLVQVGFMRRFDTEYERLKELLDAGGIGRPLFLHCRHRNAASPSSFTSDMLISDSVVHEVDAARWLLGQEITAVSVLSPTPTSAAPEGLRDPRLVLLETSGGVVIDVEIFVNCGFGYEVRCEAVGESGSAQIGEGQAMVVRSAGRRYDEIAQDFTVRFADAYDRQLRRWVAAAARGRVAGPDAWDGYAAAAVSAAGLAAGRTGVRTPVELVDRPALYL from the coding sequence ATGAGCACGCTGGGCATCGCCGTCATCGGGACGGGGAAGATGGGCGCCGACCACGTCCGCCGGATCGGGCGGACGGTCGGCGGGGCCCGGGTGGTGGCCGTGGCCGACCCGGACGGGGACCGGGTCAAAGCGGTCGCCGAGGCTCTGGACGGCGCGAGCGCGCACACGGACCCGGCGGCCGCGATAGCCGCACCCGGAGTCCAGGCCGTACTGATCGCCTCCCCGGGACCCGCCCATGAGGAGGCGATCCTGCACGCCCTGGGGCGGGAGCTGCCGGTGCTGTGCGAGAAGCCGCTGACCCCGGATCCGGAGGGGGCGTTGCGGGTGATGGAGGCGGAGCAGCGGCTGGGCCGACGCCTGGTGCAGGTGGGGTTCATGCGGCGGTTCGACACCGAGTACGAGCGGCTGAAGGAGCTGCTGGACGCGGGCGGGATCGGCCGGCCGCTGTTCCTCCACTGCCGGCACCGCAATGCCGCCTCGCCGTCCTCCTTCACCAGCGACATGCTGATCAGCGACTCGGTCGTGCACGAGGTCGACGCGGCGCGCTGGCTGCTCGGGCAGGAGATCACGGCGGTGTCCGTGCTCTCCCCGACACCGACCTCGGCGGCTCCGGAAGGGCTGCGCGATCCCCGACTGGTCCTGCTGGAGACCTCGGGCGGGGTGGTCATCGACGTGGAGATCTTCGTCAACTGCGGTTTCGGCTACGAGGTGCGCTGCGAGGCGGTGGGCGAGTCCGGGAGCGCCCAGATCGGTGAGGGGCAGGCGATGGTGGTCCGGTCCGCGGGCCGCCGCTACGACGAGATCGCCCAGGACTTCACCGTGCGCTTCGCCGACGCGTACGACCGCCAGCTGCGGCGCTGGGTGGCCGCGGCCGCGCGCGGTCGGGTGGCCGGGCCCGACGCCTGGGACGGTTACGCGGCGGCCGCGGTCTCCGCGGCGGGACTGGCCGCCGGGCGCACGGGCGTACGGACCCCGGTGGAGCTGGTGGACCGCCCGGCCCTGTACCTCTGA
- the iolD gene encoding 3D-(3,5/4)-trihydroxycyclohexane-1,2-dione acylhydrolase (decyclizing) has protein sequence MRLTVAQALVRFLAQQYTERDGRRRRLIAATWGIFGHGNVAGIGQALLESGPRGMPFLQGRNEQAMVHAAVGYARQCERLSAHAVTTSIGPGATNLVTGAALATINRIPVLLLPGDTFATRPADPVLQQLEVPYAGDVSVNDTLRPVSRHFDRITRPEALIPAALQAMRVLTDPVQTGAVTLALPQDVQAEAHDWPPEFFAERVWGVRRPGPDRDELARAAEAVRGSARPLIIAGGGIRHSGAQAALAEFAGATGIPVASTQAGKGALPYDHPADVGGIGHTGTATADELARGADLVIAAGTRLTDFTTASSTLFQNPAVRFLGLNLDPYDAHKLAARPLVCDARVGLEDLREETAGYRVDPAYETTYKERKRNWEHLVDQAWAAPDEDAAPTQVQVLGLLDELVGADDILINAAGSLPGDLHKLWRTRAADQYHVEYGYSCMGYEIPAAIGTALAAPGRPVWALVGDGTYLMNPTEIVTAVQEGVPIKVVILDNHGYASIGGLSGAVGGEGFATAYRFRADDGSYTGAPLPVDLAANAASLGMAVIRTRTIGDLRKALAEAREADRPTCVYAQTRTPDTVSGPPPAQAWWDVPVAETATRASANAAREEYDRQAAQRRRHL, from the coding sequence ATGAGGCTCACCGTCGCGCAGGCCCTCGTCCGCTTCCTCGCGCAGCAGTACACCGAGCGCGACGGCCGTCGCCGCAGGCTGATCGCCGCAACCTGGGGGATCTTCGGGCACGGGAACGTCGCCGGCATCGGGCAGGCCCTCCTGGAGAGCGGCCCGCGAGGGATGCCGTTCCTGCAGGGGCGCAACGAGCAGGCCATGGTGCACGCCGCCGTCGGGTACGCCCGCCAGTGCGAGCGGCTCTCGGCCCACGCCGTCACCACCTCGATCGGGCCGGGCGCCACCAACCTCGTCACCGGGGCCGCCCTCGCCACCATCAACCGGATTCCCGTACTCCTCCTGCCCGGCGACACCTTCGCCACCCGGCCCGCCGATCCCGTGCTCCAACAGCTGGAGGTGCCCTACGCCGGCGACGTCTCCGTCAACGACACCCTGCGGCCCGTCTCCCGCCACTTCGACCGGATCACCCGGCCCGAGGCCCTGATCCCGGCCGCCCTCCAGGCCATGCGGGTGCTCACCGACCCCGTCCAGACCGGCGCGGTGACCCTCGCGCTGCCCCAGGACGTCCAGGCCGAGGCCCACGACTGGCCGCCCGAGTTCTTCGCCGAGCGGGTGTGGGGGGTGCGCCGGCCCGGACCCGACCGGGACGAGCTCGCACGGGCCGCCGAGGCCGTACGGGGCTCCGCGCGCCCGCTGATCATCGCCGGCGGCGGGATCCGGCACAGCGGGGCCCAGGCCGCGCTGGCGGAATTCGCGGGGGCCACCGGGATCCCGGTGGCCTCCACACAAGCGGGCAAGGGGGCGCTCCCGTACGACCACCCCGCCGATGTCGGTGGCATCGGGCACACCGGCACGGCCACCGCCGACGAGCTGGCCCGCGGCGCCGACCTGGTCATCGCCGCCGGGACCCGGCTGACGGACTTCACCACCGCCTCCTCGACCCTCTTCCAGAACCCCGCCGTCCGCTTCCTCGGGCTCAACCTCGACCCGTACGACGCCCACAAACTCGCCGCCCGGCCGCTGGTCTGCGACGCGAGGGTGGGCCTGGAAGACCTCCGGGAAGAGACTGCCGGGTACCGCGTGGACCCCGCGTACGAGACGACGTACAAAGAAAGGAAACGGAACTGGGAGCACCTGGTCGACCAGGCTTGGGCGGCCCCCGACGAAGACGCCGCCCCGACGCAGGTCCAGGTGCTCGGGCTGCTCGACGAGCTGGTCGGCGCCGACGACATCCTGATCAACGCCGCCGGCTCCCTCCCCGGCGACCTGCACAAGCTGTGGCGGACCCGCGCGGCCGACCAGTACCACGTGGAGTACGGGTACTCCTGCATGGGCTACGAGATCCCGGCGGCGATCGGCACCGCGCTCGCCGCCCCCGGTCGCCCCGTGTGGGCGCTGGTCGGCGACGGGACGTACCTGATGAACCCGACCGAGATCGTCACGGCCGTGCAGGAGGGCGTCCCGATCAAGGTGGTGATCCTCGACAACCACGGCTACGCCTCCATCGGCGGCCTCTCGGGGGCCGTGGGCGGCGAGGGCTTCGCAACCGCGTACCGCTTCAGGGCGGACGACGGTTCGTACACCGGCGCACCCCTGCCGGTGGACCTCGCAGCCAACGCAGCCTCCCTCGGAATGGCCGTGATCCGCACCCGCACCATCGGTGACCTGCGGAAAGCCCTCGCCGAAGCGCGTGAGGCAGACCGCCCCACATGTGTCTACGCACAGACCCGAACACCCGACACTGTGTCGGGCCCGCCCCCGGCACAGGCGTGGTGGGATGTTCCTGTGGCCGAGACCGCGACCCGTGCGTCCGCGAACGCGGCCCGCGAAGAGTACGACCGGCAAGCCGCGCAGCGACGTCGCCATCTGTGA
- the iolB gene encoding 5-deoxy-glucuronate isomerase: MEFAALRVLELAPGETYAHTCGDREWIVLPLVGGCTVRCADPVGGPPAPVFELRGRESVFTAVTDFAYLPRDGRAEIGSAAGGRFALVGARCEIALPARYGAARDVPVEIRGAGQCTRQVNNFAAADVFDCDRLIAVEVLTPGGNWSSYPPHKHDEFLPGRESCLEEVYYFEIAPHGDTPGFGYQRVTPSPAGKTDVLTEVRTGDAVLIPDGWHGPSIAAPGHDMYYLNVMAGPPGRPREWLIRDHPDHAWIRDTWTGQDADPRLPFHRAEDETR, encoded by the coding sequence ATGGAGTTCGCCGCGCTGCGAGTGCTGGAGCTCGCCCCGGGCGAGACGTACGCGCACACGTGCGGGGACCGGGAGTGGATCGTCCTCCCGCTGGTCGGGGGGTGCACGGTCCGCTGCGCGGATCCCGTCGGCGGACCGCCCGCCCCGGTGTTCGAACTGCGGGGGCGCGAGAGCGTGTTCACGGCCGTCACCGACTTCGCGTACCTGCCCCGCGACGGGCGGGCCGAGATCGGGTCCGCCGCCGGGGGGCGGTTCGCGCTCGTCGGGGCGCGGTGCGAGATCGCGCTCCCGGCCCGGTACGGGGCCGCCCGGGACGTCCCGGTGGAGATCCGCGGGGCCGGCCAGTGCACTCGTCAGGTCAACAACTTCGCCGCCGCGGACGTCTTCGACTGCGACCGCCTCATCGCCGTCGAAGTGCTCACGCCCGGCGGGAACTGGTCCTCTTACCCGCCCCACAAGCACGACGAGTTCCTCCCCGGTCGGGAGTCCTGCCTCGAAGAGGTCTATTACTTCGAGATCGCCCCGCACGGCGACACGCCCGGCTTCGGCTACCAGCGTGTCACCCCCTCCCCGGCCGGGAAGACCGACGTCCTCACCGAGGTGAGGACCGGGGACGCGGTGCTCATCCCGGACGGCTGGCACGGCCCGTCCATCGCGGCGCCCGGCCACGACATGTACTACCTCAACGTCATGGCCGGCCCTCCAGGCCGGCCCCGGGAGTGGCTGATCCGGGACCACCCCGACCACGCCTGGATCCGGGACACCTGGACCGGTCAGGACGCCGACCCCAGGCTGCCCTTCCACCGAGCGGAGGACGAGACCCGATGA
- the iolC gene encoding 5-dehydro-2-deoxygluconokinase: protein MGRIGVDLYPLRTGVPLAEADTFGKFLGGSPTNVAVAAARLGRKVAVITRTGADPFGAYLRSELRGFGVDDRWAGEVARYPTPLTFCEIFPPDDFPLYFYRLPKAPDLEIEPEELDLAAVRAARVFWMTGTGLSAQPSRSATLAALEARSKSGITVFDLDWRPMLWQEEPGKPYAQALGLATVAVGNVQECAIATGESDPRAAARALLEAGVELAVVKRGPDGVLAMRRDGTVAQAAPVPVQVVNGLGAGDAFGGALCHGLLAGWDLERVLRFANAAGAIVASRLACSAAMPYAKEVEEVLEP from the coding sequence ATGGGGCGGATCGGGGTGGATCTCTACCCGCTGAGAACGGGCGTACCGCTGGCGGAGGCGGACACCTTCGGGAAGTTCCTGGGCGGCTCGCCCACCAACGTCGCCGTCGCAGCGGCCCGGCTGGGCCGGAAGGTAGCTGTGATCACCCGGACCGGGGCGGACCCCTTCGGGGCCTATCTGCGCTCTGAGCTGCGCGGGTTCGGAGTCGACGACCGGTGGGCCGGGGAGGTGGCGCGGTACCCGACCCCGCTGACGTTCTGCGAGATCTTCCCGCCGGACGACTTCCCGCTGTACTTCTACCGGCTGCCGAAGGCCCCCGACCTGGAGATCGAACCGGAGGAGCTGGACCTGGCCGCGGTACGGGCCGCACGGGTGTTCTGGATGACGGGCACGGGCCTGAGCGCACAGCCGAGCCGCTCCGCGACCCTCGCCGCGCTGGAGGCGCGCTCGAAGTCCGGGATCACGGTCTTCGACCTCGACTGGAGGCCGATGCTGTGGCAGGAGGAACCGGGGAAGCCGTACGCGCAGGCACTGGGCCTCGCCACGGTGGCCGTCGGCAACGTCCAGGAGTGCGCGATCGCGACCGGTGAGAGCGACCCACGGGCCGCGGCACGGGCGCTGCTGGAGGCCGGGGTCGAGCTGGCGGTGGTGAAACGGGGGCCGGACGGGGTACTGGCGATGCGGCGGGACGGAACGGTGGCGCAGGCCGCGCCCGTCCCGGTGCAGGTGGTGAACGGGCTCGGCGCGGGGGACGCCTTCGGTGGGGCGCTGTGCCACGGGCTGCTGGCGGGCTGGGACCTGGAGCGGGTGCTGCGCTTCGCCAACGCGGCGGGGGCGATCGTGGCTTCGCGGCTGGCGTGCTCGGCGGCGATGCCGTACGCCAAGGAAGTGGAAGAGGTGCTGGAGCCGTGA
- a CDS encoding MMPL family transporter yields the protein MSEVKKPPSSGESGRWTRIVTARPRLSLLLALVVTALAVLAGGGVADRMGSGGWEDPDARSTYAAKVLEREFPGSQPNLLLLVEAGEAAGAGVDDPAVAAEAERLTERLASEQGVAGVGSYWRTHLPALRSKDGSQALIAARVLGDEKTRAAVLERIAPHYRGEHGPVRVSLGGPVAVQREVTTTIQEDLLRAEVIALPVTLVLLVIVFGSAVAALLPLGVGIVAILGTNAVLRGLTEFTDVSVFAQNLTTALGLGLAIDYALFIVRRFREELAAGRDPAAAVGATLRTAGRTVLFSALTVAVSLSAMLFFPMYFLRSFAYAGVAVVLLAAAAALVLLPAALVLLGDRVNSFDLRRLWARKRARAAAGTPAAGAPGAVAGAGRGWARATALVMRRAPVFAIATTAGLLLLGLPFLGVKFGTVDDRQLPATATSHIVQQQIRDGFPGSPGAGLTVLAEGVAGPADLAAYRERLAALPGVRVNGPVTSASGSGTAYFSVVTDGEPAGEQAQDLVAEVRKVDAPFDTAVTGQAAVLVDAQKAIAEELPAALTLVVLATLLLVFLLTGSVLIPVQAVLLNALSLTAMFGAVVWVFQDGHLSGLLSFTSTGDIETNLPVLMFCIAFGLSMDYGVFLISRIKEEYERTGDHERAVRTGLVRTGGLITAAAVILAVVMVAIGSSRVTNTKMLGLGIALAVLMDALVVRSLLVPAVMKLTGRATWWAPGPLRRLHERFGLSEGESAPPAVVAQAPGEAPEPDRIPAGSR from the coding sequence ATGTCCGAAGTCAAAAAACCGCCGTCGTCAGGGGAGAGCGGGCGGTGGACCCGGATCGTCACGGCCCGGCCGCGGCTCTCGCTGCTGCTCGCCCTCGTGGTCACGGCACTGGCCGTCCTCGCGGGCGGTGGCGTCGCCGACCGGATGGGCAGCGGCGGCTGGGAGGACCCGGACGCCCGGTCCACCTACGCCGCCAAGGTCCTGGAGCGCGAGTTCCCGGGCTCCCAGCCCAACCTGCTCCTGCTGGTCGAGGCCGGTGAGGCGGCAGGTGCCGGGGTGGACGACCCCGCCGTCGCCGCCGAGGCCGAGCGGCTGACCGAGCGGCTCGCCTCCGAGCAGGGGGTGGCCGGAGTCGGCTCGTACTGGCGAACCCATCTGCCCGCGCTGCGCTCGAAGGACGGCAGCCAAGCCCTGATAGCCGCCCGGGTGCTCGGTGACGAGAAGACCCGCGCCGCGGTGCTGGAGCGGATCGCCCCGCACTACCGGGGCGAGCACGGGCCGGTGCGCGTCTCCCTCGGGGGGCCGGTCGCCGTCCAGCGCGAGGTGACCACCACCATCCAGGAGGACCTGCTGCGCGCCGAGGTGATCGCCCTGCCGGTTACCCTCGTCCTGCTCGTCATCGTCTTCGGCAGCGCCGTCGCCGCACTGCTGCCGCTGGGCGTGGGCATCGTCGCCATCCTCGGCACCAATGCCGTGCTGCGCGGCCTCACCGAGTTCACCGACGTCTCCGTCTTCGCCCAGAACCTGACCACCGCGCTCGGCCTCGGACTCGCCATCGACTACGCCCTGTTCATCGTGCGCAGGTTCCGCGAGGAGCTCGCCGCAGGGCGGGATCCGGCCGCCGCCGTGGGGGCCACCCTGCGCACCGCCGGGCGCACGGTGTTGTTCTCGGCGCTGACCGTGGCCGTGTCGCTCTCGGCGATGCTGTTCTTCCCGATGTACTTCCTGCGCTCCTTCGCCTACGCCGGGGTCGCGGTGGTCCTGCTCGCGGCAGCCGCCGCGCTCGTCCTGCTGCCGGCCGCGCTCGTGCTGCTCGGGGACCGGGTCAACTCCTTCGACCTGCGGCGGCTGTGGGCCCGCAAGCGGGCCCGGGCCGCCGCCGGGACACCGGCCGCCGGCGCTCCGGGCGCGGTCGCCGGGGCCGGGCGGGGCTGGGCGCGGGCGACCGCGCTGGTGATGCGCCGGGCCCCCGTGTTCGCCATCGCCACCACGGCGGGGCTGCTGCTCCTCGGACTGCCCTTCCTCGGGGTGAAGTTCGGCACCGTGGACGACCGGCAGCTGCCGGCGACCGCCACCTCCCACATCGTCCAGCAGCAGATCCGCGACGGCTTCCCGGGCAGTCCCGGCGCCGGGCTGACCGTGCTGGCCGAGGGCGTGGCCGGCCCCGCCGACCTCGCCGCCTACCGGGAGCGGCTCGCCGCCCTGCCCGGAGTGCGGGTGAACGGGCCGGTGACCTCCGCCTCCGGGTCGGGGACCGCGTACTTCTCGGTGGTCACCGACGGCGAGCCGGCCGGAGAGCAGGCCCAGGACCTCGTCGCGGAGGTGCGCAAGGTCGACGCCCCCTTCGATACCGCGGTGACCGGACAGGCGGCGGTCCTCGTCGACGCCCAGAAGGCGATAGCGGAGGAACTGCCGGCCGCTCTGACCCTGGTGGTCCTGGCCACGCTGCTGCTGGTCTTCCTGCTCACCGGGAGCGTGCTGATACCCGTCCAGGCGGTCCTGCTCAATGCGCTCAGCCTGACCGCGATGTTCGGGGCGGTGGTGTGGGTCTTCCAGGACGGACACCTCTCCGGACTGCTCTCCTTCACCTCCACCGGGGACATCGAGACCAACTTGCCCGTCCTGATGTTCTGCATCGCCTTCGGACTCTCCATGGACTACGGGGTGTTCCTCATATCCCGCATCAAGGAGGAGTACGAGCGGACCGGGGACCACGAGAGGGCGGTGCGCACCGGACTGGTCCGCACGGGCGGGCTGATCACCGCGGCGGCCGTGATCCTGGCGGTGGTGATGGTGGCCATCGGCAGCTCCCGGGTGACCAACACCAAGATGCTGGGGCTCGGGATCGCGCTGGCCGTCCTGATGGACGCGCTGGTTGTACGGAGCCTCCTGGTACCGGCGGTCATGAAGCTGACGGGGCGGGCCACCTGGTGGGCGCCGGGCCCGTTGCGGCGACTGCACGAGCGGTTCGGACTGAGCGAGGGGGAGTCCGCGCCGCCGGCGGTGGTGGCGCAGGCGCCGGGGGAGGCGCCAGAGCCGGACCGGATACCGGCGGGCAGCCGCTAG
- a CDS encoding AlpA family transcriptional regulator, with product MSDRQLWSYKEIAAHIRVQPDTVRSYRKHGLLPAPDHVEGGKPYWYADTIRTWVARRPGNRGRRDD from the coding sequence ATGAGCGACCGACAGCTGTGGTCGTACAAGGAGATCGCCGCTCACATCCGGGTCCAGCCGGACACGGTGCGCTCGTACCGCAAGCACGGCCTGCTCCCCGCTCCCGACCACGTCGAGGGCGGGAAGCCCTACTGGTACGCCGACACGATCCGCACCTGGGTGGCCCGCCGCCCCGGCAACCGGGGCCGCCGCGACGACTGA
- a CDS encoding heavy-metal-associated domain-containing protein, with protein MNAETDTRTTTVYRVTGMTCGHCEGAVTTEISALPGVSSVKAVAATGEVTVVSAAPLADEDVRAAVDEAGYEFAGQAG; from the coding sequence ATGAACGCCGAGACGGACACCCGGACCACCACCGTCTACCGCGTGACCGGCATGACCTGCGGCCACTGCGAGGGCGCGGTGACCACCGAGATCTCCGCCCTTCCGGGCGTCAGCTCGGTCAAGGCCGTCGCCGCGACCGGCGAGGTCACCGTGGTCTCCGCCGCCCCGCTCGCCGACGAGGACGTGCGTGCCGCCGTCGACGAGGCCGGCTACGAGTTCGCCGGCCAGGCCGGCTGA